The proteins below are encoded in one region of Streptomyces sp. NBC_00490:
- a CDS encoding SulP family inorganic anion transporter, producing MSQSSVGRTPGWRRLVPGLGALFGYRRSWLGGDVLAGVTVAAYLVPQVMAYAGVAGLPPVAGLWAILPAFALYTLLGSSRLLSVGPESTTALMTATVVGPLPVGDPARYATLAATLAIAVGLLCVLAWAARLGFIADLLSRPVLIGYLAGVALIMIVDQLPKLTGVRTTGSAFFSQLWSFAGHLSRLHLATVLFAVAALGVLFTVAHFFRAVPGPLLAVVFGTAAVSVFDLDGEYGIKVIGDVPSGLPTVALPDLAELPHLVLPALGVLLVGYTDFILTARAFTKRDDGSSGLDPNQEFLALGAANLGAGLVHGFPVSSSASRTALASSAGGRSQAYSLVAGAAVLSVLLFLSPLLTRTPTAVLGALVVYAAVRMIDLAGFRRLASFRRRELLLALGCLAGVLALDILYGVLVAVGLSVAELLTRVARPHDAIEGLVPGVAGMHDVDDYPQARTIPGLLVYRYDSPLFFANAEDFRHRALAALDAQTQPVRWFVLNTEANVEVDITALDAVDELRRELAHRGIVFALARVKQDLLDDLTAYGLADTVGSERIFPTLPTAVTAYREWSRDQ from the coding sequence ATGTCCCAGAGCTCGGTCGGCCGTACTCCAGGGTGGCGCCGCCTGGTGCCCGGGCTCGGTGCCCTGTTCGGCTATCGGCGCTCGTGGCTGGGGGGTGACGTCCTGGCCGGGGTGACAGTGGCCGCGTATCTCGTACCCCAGGTGATGGCGTACGCGGGGGTGGCCGGCCTGCCGCCGGTCGCCGGACTGTGGGCGATCCTGCCTGCGTTCGCCCTGTACACCCTGCTGGGCTCCTCCCGCCTGCTCTCGGTCGGCCCGGAGTCGACGACCGCACTGATGACGGCGACTGTGGTCGGGCCACTCCCCGTCGGAGATCCGGCCCGATACGCAACCCTGGCAGCCACCCTCGCGATCGCGGTCGGCTTGTTGTGCGTGCTGGCATGGGCGGCGCGGCTCGGCTTCATCGCTGACCTGCTGTCCCGGCCGGTGCTGATCGGGTATCTGGCGGGCGTGGCACTGATCATGATCGTGGACCAGCTTCCCAAACTGACCGGTGTCCGGACGACAGGCTCAGCCTTCTTCTCCCAACTGTGGTCGTTCGCAGGGCATTTGTCGCGGCTCCACCTGGCCACGGTGTTGTTCGCCGTCGCGGCGCTCGGGGTCCTCTTCACAGTGGCCCACTTCTTCCGCGCCGTCCCCGGTCCCCTGCTCGCCGTGGTGTTCGGCACGGCGGCCGTGTCCGTCTTCGACCTCGACGGCGAATATGGCATCAAGGTGATCGGCGACGTCCCCTCGGGCCTGCCCACCGTGGCTCTGCCGGACCTGGCCGAACTGCCGCACCTGGTGCTCCCCGCCTTGGGCGTCCTCCTGGTCGGCTACACGGACTTCATCCTCACCGCACGGGCCTTCACCAAGCGCGACGACGGGAGCTCCGGGCTCGACCCCAACCAGGAGTTCCTCGCGCTGGGCGCCGCCAACCTCGGCGCGGGCCTGGTGCACGGCTTCCCGGTCAGCAGCAGTGCCAGCCGTACCGCGCTGGCCTCCTCAGCCGGGGGGCGCAGTCAGGCGTACTCGCTGGTGGCCGGCGCGGCCGTCCTGTCGGTCCTGCTCTTCCTGAGCCCTCTGCTGACCCGCACGCCCACGGCGGTCCTCGGCGCGCTCGTCGTGTACGCGGCCGTCCGCATGATCGACCTGGCGGGCTTCCGACGGCTGGCGTCCTTCCGCCGCCGGGAACTGCTACTGGCGCTCGGCTGCCTGGCCGGGGTGCTCGCCCTGGACATCCTGTACGGCGTGCTGGTCGCCGTCGGTCTGTCCGTGGCCGAACTGCTCACTCGGGTGGCCCGCCCGCACGACGCCATCGAGGGCCTGGTGCCCGGCGTGGCCGGCATGCACGACGTCGACGACTACCCGCAGGCCCGCACCATCCCCGGCCTACTCGTCTACCGCTACGACTCCCCGCTCTTCTTCGCCAACGCGGAGGACTTCCGCCACCGGGCCCTGGCCGCACTCGACGCACAGACCCAACCGGTCCGCTGGTTCGTCCTCAACACCGAGGCCAATGTGGAGGTCGACATCACCGCCCTGGACGCGGTCGACGAACTCCGCCGCGAACTCGCCCACCGCGGCATCGTCTTCGCCCTCGCCCGGGTCAAGCAGGACCTGCTGGACGACCTGACAGCGTACGGCCTGGCGGACACCGTCGGCAGCGAGCGGATCTTCCCCACCCTGCCGACAGCCGTGACCGCATACAGGGAGTGGTCCCGCGATCAGTAA
- a CDS encoding universal stress protein gives MSRNVTVGLDGSTESRAAAEWAAREAKLRGLPLRLVHVWEPVPEPMAQAPLLSAETQVHWSERIPRETAEGLRLRHPGVHVEMEQISGRPADALAEAAKDAELLVLGSRGLSGIGGFLVGSVGTAVIAHTETPVILVRAGEQAADEHEADPAGIPSAATAYRPVVLGLDTGHPDDTVIAFAFEEAARRNTALRVVHGWNLPPYFAYGLPADPELNAELGRQEAAALAGVLRPWRQKYPEIEVVEVSRCGSPANHVIDASRAASLVIVGRRTRRSPIGAHIGPVTHAVLHHATAPVAVVAHD, from the coding sequence ATGTCCCGCAACGTCACCGTGGGCCTCGACGGCTCGACCGAGAGCCGTGCCGCTGCCGAGTGGGCGGCGCGCGAGGCGAAGCTGCGCGGCCTGCCGCTGCGGCTGGTGCACGTCTGGGAGCCCGTCCCGGAGCCCATGGCGCAGGCCCCGCTCCTGAGCGCCGAGACGCAAGTGCACTGGAGCGAGCGGATTCCGCGCGAGACTGCCGAGGGCCTCCGCCTGCGCCACCCCGGCGTGCATGTGGAGATGGAGCAGATTTCCGGCAGGCCGGCGGATGCGTTGGCCGAGGCGGCGAAGGACGCTGAGCTGCTCGTCCTCGGCTCGCGCGGGCTGAGCGGGATCGGGGGATTCCTCGTCGGGTCCGTCGGCACGGCAGTGATCGCGCACACGGAGACCCCTGTCATTCTGGTGCGGGCCGGGGAGCAGGCCGCCGACGAGCACGAGGCGGATCCGGCGGGCATCCCGTCCGCCGCCACCGCGTACCGGCCCGTGGTCCTCGGCCTTGACACCGGCCACCCCGACGACACGGTGATCGCTTTCGCCTTCGAGGAGGCCGCCCGTCGAAACACCGCGCTGAGGGTCGTGCACGGCTGGAACCTTCCGCCCTACTTCGCCTACGGCCTCCCCGCCGACCCCGAGCTCAACGCCGAACTGGGCCGGCAGGAGGCTGCCGCGCTGGCTGGGGTGCTGCGCCCCTGGCGGCAGAAGTACCCGGAGATCGAGGTCGTCGAGGTGTCCCGCTGCGGCAGCCCCGCCAACCACGTCATCGACGCCTCCCGCGCGGCCTCGCTGGTCATTGTCGGTCGTCGGACGCGCCGCAGCCCGATCGGCGCTCACATCGGCCCTGTGACGCACGCGGTACTGCACCATGCCACCGCCCCCGTCGCCGTCGTCGCGCACGACTGA
- a CDS encoding universal stress protein, whose translation MNTAVERALGGPLVVGVDGSEPSLRAVDWAADEAVLRGVPLRVVYACLWERYEGAALARDIGKPTALPLAQDVAGAAAQRARARHPDLKVTADVVFEEPEYALVREGRNASALVVGTRGRSGIAEMLLGSVSLAVAAHADCPVIVLRGSHDNQATPPVRGRVVVGVGEDVKESAAVRFAVEEARRRGVPLEAARAWRCPAHETTDHPLMAGEPARLHEERAVEELGAALQNVPADIDVRRRTVEGHARRVLVDASHEADLLVVGARRSEGRFGLQLGRVAHAVLHHSACPVAVVPHRAYDA comes from the coding sequence ATGAACACAGCGGTGGAACGAGCCCTCGGTGGGCCCTTGGTCGTGGGCGTGGACGGTTCCGAGCCGAGCTTGCGTGCCGTCGACTGGGCGGCCGACGAGGCCGTGCTGCGCGGGGTGCCGTTGCGGGTGGTGTACGCCTGCCTGTGGGAACGGTACGAGGGTGCCGCGCTCGCCCGGGACATCGGGAAGCCGACCGCTCTGCCGTTGGCCCAGGATGTCGCCGGCGCCGCTGCTCAGCGGGCACGTGCCCGGCACCCCGACCTGAAGGTGACTGCCGACGTGGTGTTCGAGGAGCCGGAGTACGCCCTGGTGCGCGAGGGGCGGAACGCCTCCGCGCTGGTCGTGGGCACCCGCGGCCGCAGCGGCATCGCCGAGATGCTGCTCGGCTCCGTCAGCCTGGCCGTCGCCGCCCACGCCGACTGCCCGGTGATCGTGCTGCGCGGCAGCCACGACAACCAGGCGACGCCCCCGGTACGTGGCCGCGTCGTCGTGGGCGTCGGCGAGGACGTGAAGGAGTCGGCGGCCGTGCGCTTCGCCGTCGAGGAGGCACGGCGACGCGGGGTGCCCTTGGAGGCCGCGCGGGCCTGGCGATGCCCCGCGCACGAGACCACCGACCACCCACTCATGGCCGGTGAACCCGCCCGCCTGCACGAGGAGCGGGCGGTCGAGGAACTGGGAGCGGCGTTGCAGAATGTCCCGGCGGACATCGATGTGCGCCGGCGCACCGTCGAGGGCCATGCCCGCCGGGTGCTCGTGGACGCCTCGCACGAGGCCGACCTGCTGGTCGTCGGCGCTCGGCGCAGCGAGGGGCGCTTCGGGCTTCAGCTCGGTCGGGTCGCCCATGCGGTGCTGCACCACTCCGCCTGCCCGGTCGCCGTCGTACCGCACCGGGCGTACGACGCCTGA
- the ppk2 gene encoding polyphosphate kinase 2, with amino-acid sequence MASKKAAKVPRAAYERELLRLQTELVKLQEWVRAEGTRLVVVFEGRDAAGKGGTIKRVAEHLNPRVARIVALPKPTERQRTQWYFQRYVEHLPAAGEIVLFDRSWYNRAGVEHVMGFCTEEEHQLFLRQCPIFERMLLEDGILLRKYWFSVSDTEQQERFRRRMEDPTRRWKLSPMDLESITRWEAYSRAKDEMLVHTDIPEAPWFVVESDDKRRARLNMIAHLLDSVPYQEVPPPVLELPERPPSTGYQRPPRDLQTYVPDHAASL; translated from the coding sequence ATGGCCAGCAAGAAGGCGGCGAAGGTGCCGCGCGCGGCATACGAACGGGAACTGCTGCGCCTGCAGACGGAGCTGGTCAAGCTGCAGGAGTGGGTGCGTGCGGAGGGCACCCGGCTGGTCGTCGTCTTCGAGGGCCGGGACGCGGCGGGCAAGGGCGGCACCATCAAACGGGTCGCGGAACATCTCAACCCCCGCGTCGCCCGGATCGTGGCCCTGCCCAAGCCGACCGAGCGCCAGCGCACGCAGTGGTACTTCCAGCGGTACGTCGAGCATTTGCCGGCGGCGGGGGAGATCGTGCTGTTCGACCGGTCCTGGTACAACCGGGCCGGAGTCGAGCACGTGATGGGCTTTTGCACCGAGGAGGAGCATCAGCTCTTCCTGCGCCAGTGCCCGATCTTCGAGCGGATGCTGCTGGAGGACGGGATTTTGCTGCGCAAGTACTGGTTCTCGGTGAGCGACACGGAGCAGCAGGAGCGCTTCCGGCGCCGGATGGAGGATCCGACGCGGCGCTGGAAGCTGTCCCCGATGGACCTGGAGTCCATCACCCGCTGGGAGGCGTATTCCCGGGCCAAGGACGAGATGCTGGTGCACACCGACATCCCGGAGGCTCCCTGGTTCGTCGTCGAGAGCGACGACAAGCGCCGGGCGCGGCTGAACATGATCGCCCACCTGCTGGACTCCGTGCCCTACCAGGAGGTGCCGCCGCCGGTGCTGGAGCTGCCGGAGCGGCCGCCGTCGACCGGCTACCAGCGCCCGCCGCGCGATCTGCAGACCTACGTCCCCGATCACGCGGCGAGCCTCTGA
- a CDS encoding bifunctional acetate--CoA ligase family protein/GNAT family N-acetyltransferase translates to MTHDVTDRPPAHALLADGTTVCIRPVRPSDHDQLEGLYEEMSPENLRLRFFAASRRSAGLAADRACAPARTGYRALLAETQGQVIGLAEYDTGDEKDAAEVSIAVADGLHHRGVGTLLVEHLVSAARAEGITTFTADALSENHEVLKLFADLGLRTDRRFEGPEVRCTIVLDQSDSYLTAVEERGRAADVASLEPLLRPKVVAVIGAGRKPGSVGRAILHQLHSGGYTGRLFAVNSAAHAILGVPSYSSVSALPRTPDLAVLAVPAAAIPETAEECGKAGVRALLVVTAGIHADQAQALLASCRSYGMRLVGPNCLGIANTDPQLSLDATFAAGHPRPGTAGVAVQSGGVGIALLDGLSRLGIGVSSFASLGDKYDVSGNDMLQWWENDGRTDLALLHLESFGSPRAFSRTARRVTRRMPVLTVDAGRTDAGRRAAASHTAAAATRTMTRGALFTQAGITATRSIGELLETAALLHSQPLPPGSRVAIVTNAGGAGVLAADACAEAGLSLPAPTPELIDDLLAVLPDGAAVGNPVDATAAVTEEQLTDCVDRIMRYGGVDAVLVALVPTAVAAATGDDLVRALTLTHSRLRSSGGTPIPGRRAKPIVVVRLEQGLPVELLPAAEGGTVPSYAEPQAAARALAHAAHRAAWLARPAGTVPDPDGVEAERARTIVETYLAAHPDGGWLDPRTCADLLACYGIPQIPWAWAETEDDAVLAADRLRGSDGRVVMKAHWPGLVHKSQQHAVHLDLRGDSAIRAAFRDLEARFAGLMTGVVLQPLAIRGTELFAGVVQDQVFGPLVLFGLGGTATEVLADHAARLAPLTDHDVHDLITSPRCAPLLFGAHGDGPVDLEELEQLLLRLSRMAADLPQLAETDFNPVLATPGGVTVLDARIRLVPCRPQDPYLRRLR, encoded by the coding sequence ATGACGCACGACGTGACCGACCGACCCCCCGCCCACGCCCTGCTCGCTGACGGCACCACTGTGTGCATCCGTCCCGTGAGGCCGAGCGACCACGATCAGTTGGAGGGGCTGTACGAGGAGATGTCCCCAGAGAACCTGCGCCTGAGGTTCTTCGCCGCGAGCCGCCGGTCCGCCGGTCTGGCCGCCGACCGGGCCTGTGCTCCGGCCCGCACCGGCTACCGGGCGCTGCTGGCCGAGACGCAGGGCCAGGTGATCGGCCTCGCCGAGTACGACACAGGGGACGAGAAGGACGCGGCCGAAGTGTCCATCGCTGTCGCCGACGGGCTGCACCACCGGGGCGTGGGGACCCTGCTCGTCGAGCACCTCGTCTCGGCCGCCCGCGCGGAGGGCATCACGACCTTCACGGCCGACGCGCTCAGTGAGAACCACGAGGTGTTGAAGCTCTTCGCCGACCTCGGTCTACGCACGGACCGCCGCTTCGAGGGCCCGGAGGTGCGCTGCACCATCGTCCTCGACCAGAGCGACAGCTACCTCACGGCGGTCGAGGAACGCGGCCGGGCCGCCGATGTCGCCAGCCTGGAGCCGCTGCTGCGGCCGAAGGTGGTCGCCGTCATAGGCGCCGGGCGCAAGCCGGGTTCGGTGGGCCGGGCGATCCTGCACCAGCTGCACTCGGGCGGTTACACCGGGCGCCTGTTCGCGGTGAACTCCGCCGCGCACGCGATTCTCGGCGTGCCGTCCTACTCGTCGGTCAGCGCCCTGCCCAGGACGCCTGACCTCGCGGTGCTCGCCGTACCTGCCGCCGCGATCCCGGAGACAGCCGAGGAGTGCGGCAAGGCGGGCGTACGCGCCCTCCTCGTCGTCACCGCAGGCATTCACGCCGACCAGGCCCAAGCCCTGCTGGCGTCCTGCCGTTCGTACGGCATGCGCCTCGTCGGACCCAACTGCCTCGGCATCGCCAACACCGACCCGCAACTGAGCCTGGACGCCACGTTCGCTGCCGGACATCCGCGCCCCGGCACCGCGGGCGTCGCTGTGCAGTCCGGCGGCGTCGGCATCGCCCTGCTCGACGGGCTGTCCCGGCTCGGTATCGGCGTCTCTTCCTTCGCCTCTCTCGGCGACAAGTACGACGTCAGCGGCAACGACATGCTTCAGTGGTGGGAGAACGACGGCCGCACCGACCTCGCCCTGCTGCACCTGGAGTCGTTCGGCAGTCCACGGGCGTTCTCCCGCACCGCCCGGCGCGTGACCCGCCGTATGCCCGTACTGACCGTCGACGCCGGGCGCACCGACGCGGGCCGGCGCGCTGCCGCCTCGCACACAGCGGCCGCCGCCACCCGCACGATGACCCGCGGCGCGCTCTTCACCCAGGCCGGCATCACCGCAACCCGGTCGATCGGCGAACTCCTTGAGACCGCCGCGCTGTTGCACTCGCAGCCACTGCCGCCAGGCAGCAGGGTGGCGATCGTCACCAACGCGGGCGGGGCCGGTGTCCTCGCGGCCGACGCCTGCGCCGAAGCCGGGCTGTCGCTCCCGGCGCCCACACCGGAACTCATCGACGACCTGCTCGCCGTCCTGCCGGACGGGGCTGCCGTGGGCAACCCGGTCGACGCCACCGCCGCCGTCACGGAGGAACAGCTCACGGACTGCGTGGACCGGATCATGCGGTACGGCGGCGTCGACGCCGTCCTCGTGGCCCTGGTGCCCACGGCGGTCGCCGCGGCGACCGGCGACGACCTCGTCCGGGCCCTCACCCTCACCCACTCTCGGCTGCGCTCGAGCGGGGGGACCCCCATCCCCGGCCGGAGGGCGAAGCCGATCGTCGTGGTACGGCTCGAACAGGGCCTGCCCGTAGAGCTGTTGCCCGCTGCAGAGGGCGGCACCGTCCCGTCGTACGCCGAACCCCAGGCGGCGGCACGGGCGTTGGCGCACGCCGCCCACCGCGCGGCCTGGCTCGCCCGTCCCGCCGGGACCGTCCCCGACCCCGACGGCGTCGAGGCGGAACGAGCCCGCACCATCGTCGAGACCTACCTCGCCGCACACCCCGACGGCGGCTGGCTGGACCCGCGTACCTGCGCCGACCTGCTGGCCTGCTACGGCATCCCGCAGATCCCCTGGGCCTGGGCCGAGACGGAGGACGACGCCGTCTTGGCCGCCGACCGGCTGCGCGGCAGCGATGGCCGGGTGGTAATGAAGGCCCACTGGCCCGGGCTGGTGCACAAAAGCCAGCAGCACGCCGTCCACCTCGACCTGCGCGGCGATTCCGCAATTCGGGCCGCCTTCCGAGACCTGGAAGCCCGCTTCGCCGGACTGATGACCGGTGTCGTGCTGCAGCCGCTCGCCATCCGCGGTACCGAGCTGTTCGCGGGCGTCGTCCAGGACCAGGTCTTCGGCCCGCTCGTTCTGTTCGGGCTCGGCGGTACGGCCACAGAGGTCCTGGCCGACCACGCGGCCCGTCTCGCCCCGCTCACTGACCACGACGTGCACGACCTGATCACCTCCCCGCGCTGCGCCCCGCTTCTGTTCGGCGCGCACGGCGACGGACCCGTCGACCTCGAGGAGCTGGAGCAGCTGCTGCTGCGGCTGTCCCGAATGGCGGCGGATTTGCCGCAGCTCGCCGAGACCGACTTCAACCCGGTCCTCGCGACGCCGGGCGGCGTCACCGTGCTGGACGCGCGGATCCGCCTGGTGCCGTGCAGGCCCCAGGACCCCTATCTGCGCCGGCTCCGCTGA
- a CDS encoding CBS domain-containing protein, whose amino-acid sequence MKHNKVGSVMTTDVVRATYGTPFKEVARLLAAHRISGLPVVDEDEKVIGVISETDLVARQAATPEAYEPRRRFAFLHGLTRGARRQAAKVHARTAGRLMIEPPVTAHADDTIVEAARTMAQHQVERLPVLDETDRLVGIVTRRDLLQVFLRPDGELRNEVIEDVLVRTLWLPPRSIDVSVVEGVATLTGHMERKSETEIALSMTRRIGGVVGVVDRLTYRLDDAHLRPQEQALHGVADDWLRRV is encoded by the coding sequence ATGAAGCACAACAAGGTCGGCTCCGTGATGACCACGGACGTCGTCCGCGCCACCTACGGCACCCCGTTCAAGGAGGTCGCCAGGCTGCTCGCGGCCCACCGGATCAGCGGGCTGCCGGTGGTCGACGAGGACGAAAAGGTCATCGGCGTCATCTCCGAAACGGACCTGGTGGCACGCCAGGCGGCCACTCCCGAAGCGTACGAACCGCGCCGTCGCTTCGCGTTCCTCCACGGGCTGACGCGCGGTGCCCGACGGCAGGCGGCGAAGGTGCACGCCCGCACCGCCGGCCGGCTGATGATCGAGCCGCCCGTCACCGCGCACGCCGACGACACCATCGTCGAGGCCGCCCGCACCATGGCCCAGCACCAGGTGGAACGTCTGCCGGTGCTCGACGAGACGGACCGGCTGGTCGGCATTGTCACCCGCCGCGACCTGCTCCAGGTATTCCTGCGGCCCGATGGGGAACTCCGCAATGAGGTGATCGAGGACGTACTGGTGCGCACCCTGTGGCTGCCGCCCCGCAGCATCGACGTGTCCGTGGTGGAAGGCGTCGCCACCCTCACAGGCCACATGGAACGCAAGAGCGAGACGGAGATCGCCCTGTCGATGACCCGGCGGATCGGCGGCGTGGTCGGCGTGGTCGACAGGCTTACCTACCGACTGGACGACGCGCACCTGCGCCCCCAGGAGCAGGCGCTGCACGGCGTGGCCGACGACTGGCTGCGCCGAGTATGA
- a CDS encoding flavodoxin domain-containing protein, producing the protein MIGTVLVTYGTTNGSTAQIAEAIADVLRKYGLKVESLPAQSVTSVASYDAVVVGGGLYAGRWQKHARRFLRRHRDDLAERPLWLFSSGPLDASASERDIPPAPGVKKAMVELDAREHVTFGGCLEEGAKGWVARMILRDGKGGDFRDFTAIETWAAHVADELTHR; encoded by the coding sequence ATGATCGGCACCGTGTTGGTCACGTACGGAACCACGAACGGATCGACGGCGCAGATCGCCGAGGCCATCGCCGACGTCCTGCGCAAGTACGGGCTGAAGGTCGAGTCCCTTCCGGCCCAGTCCGTGACGAGTGTGGCGTCGTATGACGCAGTGGTCGTGGGTGGCGGACTGTACGCCGGACGCTGGCAGAAGCACGCCCGCCGGTTCCTCCGTCGGCACCGAGACGACTTGGCCGAACGCCCACTGTGGCTGTTCAGCAGCGGCCCGCTCGACGCCTCGGCCTCGGAGCGGGACATCCCGCCCGCACCCGGCGTGAAGAAGGCAATGGTCGAGCTCGACGCCAGGGAGCACGTCACCTTCGGAGGCTGCCTGGAGGAAGGCGCGAAGGGATGGGTCGCTCGGATGATCCTCCGCGACGGAAAGGGCGGAGACTTCCGAGACTTCACCGCGATCGAGACGTGGGCGGCACATGTCGCCGACGAGCTGACGCACAGATGA
- a CDS encoding SpoIIE family protein phosphatase encodes MITAAALDGATARTHNHCAVRPREDESPRIEDRFRGLLEAAPDAMVIVDDAGTVRLVNAQTETLFGYRREDLLGRPVEMLIPGRFRAQHGVHRDGYVGTRQVRPMGAGLELHGLRRDGSEFPVEISLSPLETADGLLVSAAVRDVSERKAAEEKFRGLLEAAPDAMVIVDDAGTIKLVNAQTETLFGYRREELLGHPIELLIPHRFHAHHTRHRARYATNQQVRPMGAGLELHGLRRDGSEFPVEISLSPLETADGLLVSAAVRDVSERKAAEARINELAALVESSQDAILAKTLDGRITYWNAAAQRLYGYTSEEAMGQHVSILAPPDRKDEITLLVERLREGEKIEHFETLRLTSTGGMLDVDVTLWPTRDPGGSVIGACAIVRDVSDRKRAEAELTVLYQQQKHIALTLQRSLMGTPPAIPGLAAASRYLPATQGAGVGGDWFDLIPLGAGRVGVLIGDVMGRGLEAASVMGQLRSAAHALAKTGMQPRQLMQALDAVVADLDVPDQLVTCCYLVIAPDAGSVTTCSAGHLPTLVASPGDHVRRLSAPVNAPLGVGDILYQQSSAVVPPGATLVLYTDGMVETPGSDIECQIDKLTKALGDAFTSGAGLETAADHVLATLLPDAEGHDDDVTLLLAQLPAAPLATATAELPATASAVSEGRSFLVEAFTSWDCAHRADDARLLVSEVLTNAVQHAEGPLLLHLRRTVTELAVEVNDLSPHLPQPRLAAEDEESGRGLILVDALADSWGVRPTDQGKTTWFTLRL; translated from the coding sequence ATGATCACAGCAGCGGCCCTCGACGGAGCCACCGCGCGCACGCACAACCACTGTGCCGTACGGCCTCGTGAGGACGAGTCGCCCCGTATCGAGGACCGGTTCCGTGGGCTGTTGGAAGCGGCTCCGGACGCCATGGTGATCGTCGATGACGCCGGGACGGTCAGACTCGTCAACGCGCAGACGGAGACGCTCTTCGGGTATCGGCGCGAAGACCTCCTCGGCCGTCCGGTGGAGATGCTCATCCCCGGCCGGTTCCGCGCCCAGCACGGCGTCCACCGCGATGGATATGTCGGCACCCGGCAGGTGCGGCCGATGGGCGCAGGGCTGGAGCTGCACGGGCTGCGCAGGGACGGCAGCGAGTTCCCCGTCGAGATCAGCCTCAGCCCCCTGGAGACCGCCGATGGCCTTCTGGTCTCCGCCGCCGTACGCGACGTCAGCGAACGCAAGGCCGCCGAGGAAAAATTCCGGGGGCTGCTGGAGGCGGCCCCGGACGCCATGGTGATCGTCGACGACGCCGGCACCATCAAACTCGTCAACGCCCAGACCGAGACCCTCTTCGGCTACCGGCGCGAAGAACTGCTCGGTCACCCGATCGAGTTGCTCATCCCGCACCGATTCCACGCCCACCACACCCGGCACCGGGCCCGCTATGCCACCAACCAGCAGGTGCGGCCGATGGGCGCCGGGCTCGAACTCCACGGGCTGCGCAGGGACGGCAGCGAGTTCCCCGTCGAGATCAGCCTCAGCCCCCTGGAGACCGCCGACGGCCTCCTCGTCTCCGCCGCCGTACGGGACGTCAGCGAACGCAAGGCCGCCGAGGCCCGCATCAACGAACTCGCCGCGCTCGTCGAGTCCTCCCAGGACGCGATCCTCGCCAAGACCCTCGACGGCCGCATCACCTACTGGAACGCCGCCGCCCAGCGGCTGTACGGCTACACGTCCGAGGAGGCCATGGGCCAGCACGTGTCGATCCTGGCGCCACCGGACCGCAAGGACGAGATCACCCTGCTCGTGGAACGGCTCCGGGAGGGCGAGAAGATCGAGCACTTCGAAACCCTACGGCTCACCAGTACCGGTGGGATGCTCGACGTCGACGTCACCCTGTGGCCCACTCGCGACCCCGGCGGCTCGGTCATCGGCGCCTGCGCCATCGTGCGCGACGTCAGTGACCGCAAGAGAGCCGAAGCCGAACTGACCGTCCTGTACCAGCAGCAGAAGCACATCGCCCTCACCCTTCAGCGCAGCCTCATGGGCACCCCGCCCGCCATTCCCGGCCTGGCCGCCGCCAGCCGGTACCTGCCCGCCACCCAGGGCGCCGGCGTGGGCGGCGACTGGTTCGACCTCATCCCGCTGGGGGCCGGCCGGGTCGGGGTCCTGATCGGCGACGTCATGGGCCGCGGTCTGGAAGCGGCCTCCGTCATGGGCCAGTTGCGCTCCGCCGCCCACGCCCTGGCCAAGACCGGCATGCAGCCCCGCCAGCTCATGCAGGCCCTGGACGCGGTCGTCGCCGACCTCGACGTCCCCGACCAACTGGTCACCTGCTGCTACCTGGTCATCGCACCGGACGCCGGATCCGTCACCACCTGCTCGGCCGGCCATCTGCCCACCCTCGTCGCCAGCCCCGGCGACCACGTCCGCCGACTCTCCGCGCCCGTCAACGCTCCGCTCGGTGTCGGCGACATCCTCTACCAGCAGTCCTCCGCGGTGGTCCCGCCCGGTGCCACCCTCGTGCTGTACACCGATGGCATGGTCGAAACCCCCGGCAGCGACATCGAATGCCAGATCGACAAGCTGACCAAGGCCCTCGGTGACGCCTTCACCTCCGGCGCCGGCCTGGAGACCGCCGCCGACCACGTACTGGCCACACTGCTGCCCGATGCCGAGGGGCACGACGACGACGTCACACTGCTGCTGGCCCAGCTCCCCGCCGCCCCGCTGGCCACCGCCACCGCGGAACTGCCGGCCACGGCCTCCGCGGTATCCGAGGGCCGCTCCTTCCTGGTCGAGGCGTTCACCTCCTGGGACTGCGCGCACAGGGCAGACGACGCCAGGCTCTTGGTCTCCGAGGTGCTCACCAACGCCGTCCAGCACGCAGAGGGTCCCCTTCTCCTTCACCTGCGCCGTACCGTCACCGAACTCGCCGTCGAAGTCAACGACCTGAGCCCGCACCTGCCCCAGCCGCGGCTGGCCGCCGAGGACGAGGAGTCCGGGCGGGGGCTCATCCTCGTCGACGCCCTCGCCGACAGCTGGGGCGTCCGCCCCACCGACCAGGGAAAGACCACCTGGTTCACCCTCCGGCTGTGA